In Candidatus Nitrosocosmicus arcticus, the following proteins share a genomic window:
- a CDS encoding VIT1/CCC1 transporter family protein → MKWSIEDFVYGATDGAVTTFAIVAGVVGASLSPSVVLILGFANLFADGFAMAIGNYLSTKSRIESIQRERKREEWEIENNPAQKIQEIKDIYSEKGFKEELLENIAKVIISKRKIWVDTMMEEKIGPIHNNNENPIYKAVTTFFAFYLVGLIPLVPFIFVYFIYFELSDSIYTIDNVFSYSIIFTAISFFSIGLVKGKVVNKSPIRSGLNTLMMGGIAAVVAFVVGSLLGAYVK, encoded by the coding sequence TTGAAATGGTCAATTGAGGATTTTGTATATGGTGCAACTGATGGTGCTGTTACAACTTTTGCAATTGTAGCTGGAGTAGTGGGAGCTTCGCTTTCTCCTTCTGTTGTTTTGATACTAGGATTTGCAAATCTATTTGCAGATGGTTTTGCGATGGCCATAGGCAATTATCTATCGACAAAATCAAGAATTGAATCTATTCAAAGAGAAAGAAAAAGAGAAGAATGGGAGATCGAAAATAATCCTGCTCAGAAAATACAAGAAATTAAAGATATCTATTCTGAGAAGGGATTTAAAGAAGAATTGCTTGAAAATATTGCTAAAGTCATTATTTCAAAAAGAAAGATTTGGGTTGATACTATGATGGAAGAGAAAATAGGACCAATACACAATAATAATGAAAATCCGATATACAAAGCAGTTACAACTTTTTTTGCATTTTACTTGGTTGGTTTGATTCCATTAGTTCCGTTTATTTTTGTATATTTTATATATTTTGAATTATCGGATTCGATATATACTATAGACAATGTTTTTTCCTATTCGATTATATTTACTGCCATTTCTTTTTTTTCAATTGGACTAGTAAAGGGAAAAGTTGTTAACAAATCGCCTATAAGATCTGGCTTAAATACGTTAATGATGGGGGGAATTGCTGCAGTAGTAGCCTTTGTAGTTGGGAGCCTGCTGGGTGCATATGTAAAATAA
- a CDS encoding Acg family FMN-binding oxidoreductase produces MSLSCREDSDPGGFTARNIVESEFPAEGNNIDKLEFFLNYVILAPSSHNTQPWNFKIISDSTIEIYADRTRALSVVDPDDRELTISCGAALYNLQLAISYFGYTFKTSWIPDENNDDLLSSINIMSIEENPNKTDNECVKKLLTSITKRRTNRFKFENKEIPQPIISELELITSKQKNIWLHTLEVIEEKEQFSNLITESVGIQMSDKRFRRELASWVHSNRSFLGDGMPGYALGFSDIMSLIAPSVIRTFDMGKGHAAKDKDLALGSPILMVIWANSDNKVDWLNAGLILSNILLYLKSESI; encoded by the coding sequence ATGTCATTATCATGCAGAGAAGATTCAGATCCCGGTGGTTTTACAGCACGGAATATAGTTGAAAGTGAATTTCCTGCGGAAGGTAATAACATTGACAAATTAGAATTCTTTCTAAATTATGTGATTCTGGCTCCTTCCAGTCACAATACGCAGCCGTGGAATTTTAAAATAATTAGTGATAGCACAATCGAAATATATGCTGATAGGACTAGGGCTCTGTCAGTAGTTGATCCAGATGATAGAGAATTGACTATTAGTTGTGGAGCAGCATTATATAATCTACAGCTAGCTATATCTTATTTTGGATACACTTTTAAAACTTCATGGATCCCTGATGAAAACAACGATGATCTCCTGTCAAGTATCAATATCATGAGTATCGAAGAAAATCCAAATAAAACTGATAATGAATGTGTGAAAAAGCTACTTACGTCTATCACCAAAAGGCGTACAAACAGGTTCAAATTTGAAAATAAAGAAATTCCTCAACCCATTATATCCGAGCTTGAATTAATCACATCTAAGCAGAAAAACATTTGGCTGCATACTTTAGAGGTAATAGAAGAAAAAGAACAATTTTCAAACCTCATTACAGAAAGTGTTGGTATTCAAATGTCAGATAAAAGATTTAGGCGAGAATTGGCATCTTGGGTTCATTCCAATCGAAGCTTCCTTGGAGATGGAATGCCGGGTTATGCGTTAGGGTTTAGTGATATAATGTCTTTGATTGCGCCTTCTGTCATTAGAACTTTTGATATGGGTAAAGGACATGCAGCGAAGGATAAGGATCTTGCTTTGGGTTCGCCCATTCTGATGGTAATTTGGGCCAATTCAGATAATAAAGTGGATTGGTTAAACGCTGGTTTGATTTTATCAAATATTTTGCTATATCTAAAAAGTGAAAGTATTTAG
- a CDS encoding multicopper oxidase domain-containing protein — translation MSFKIHNLIYTIKFIKKSRLLVLPSIIFFTVVMLITSLSIANTNLIDRDAFAQGGNQTLPSANTNSSGNILTSTSLSNASTSKINNDTNAAIPASLVKEASTITNSSNKQITLITEDVEIDIAPGKRVKAWTYNGTVPGPTIRLAEGENLTIKYINKSPIPHTIHFHGNHDDVNDGVIPQIMPGQTYLYNITGEPAGALMYHCHAPPTSLHIRMGMYGALIVDPIDKHRVAPAKEFVMVMGEYSLKDQMGFDADYYIINGYANQYVHNPLQIKQDDLIRIYLINLGTTIPASFHLHSTTFLTYPSGLWDNLPIHSQTVSVAPGDASIVEAKWKYPGTYFFHTHGIQEEKGNMGKIEVVDQDSKSKGLDTEVYNNNNTTTFSNLQQSDNISEPLTKSESSFDWQYELQKKLQNPKVIAQFQNKGIDKEEKKIIKEMDETLVATNITETNNANFNLTSNNNTESTHDKKNIENDSNQISIVSGSSNPDSTIFYDPSYTEVQLGTEVTWINNDDNVPHTVTSGNSDAGPTGVFESGIIIGDSSLFKHTFDKKGEYDYYCTLHPWMTSKITVK, via the coding sequence ATGTCATTTAAAATACATAATCTAATATACACCATAAAATTTATTAAAAAAAGTCGACTTTTAGTTTTACCATCAATAATTTTTTTTACAGTTGTAATGTTGATTACAAGTCTGTCTATTGCCAATACAAATTTAATTGACAGGGATGCATTTGCACAAGGGGGTAATCAAACGTTACCATCTGCAAATACAAACAGCAGTGGGAATATATTAACATCGACATCCCTGTCCAATGCAAGCACTAGTAAAATTAATAACGATACGAATGCTGCTATCCCTGCATCATTGGTTAAGGAGGCATCTACTATTACTAATAGTTCTAATAAACAGATTACATTGATTACAGAGGATGTCGAGATTGACATTGCCCCCGGAAAAAGAGTAAAAGCGTGGACGTATAATGGAACAGTACCTGGACCAACTATAAGATTAGCAGAAGGTGAAAATCTGACTATTAAATACATAAACAAATCTCCTATACCTCATACAATTCATTTTCATGGTAATCATGATGATGTAAATGACGGTGTAATTCCACAAATAATGCCTGGACAGACATACTTGTATAATATAACTGGCGAACCTGCAGGCGCACTAATGTATCATTGTCACGCTCCCCCAACCTCCTTACATATTAGGATGGGTATGTACGGAGCATTAATTGTAGATCCAATTGACAAACATCGGGTAGCCCCTGCAAAAGAATTTGTTATGGTAATGGGGGAATATAGCCTTAAAGATCAAATGGGGTTTGACGCTGATTACTACATTATAAACGGATATGCTAATCAATATGTACACAATCCACTTCAAATTAAGCAAGATGATTTGATACGCATTTATTTGATTAATCTTGGCACCACAATACCAGCATCTTTCCATCTTCATAGTACTACATTCTTAACATACCCTTCAGGCCTGTGGGATAATCTTCCTATTCATTCTCAAACTGTTTCGGTAGCACCAGGCGATGCATCAATAGTTGAAGCCAAATGGAAATATCCCGGTACCTATTTCTTCCATACTCACGGAATTCAAGAGGAAAAGGGCAATATGGGAAAGATAGAAGTAGTTGATCAAGATTCTAAATCAAAAGGGTTAGATACAGAAGTTTATAATAACAACAATACTACTACATTTTCTAATTTACAACAGTCTGATAATATTTCAGAGCCATTAACCAAAAGTGAATCCTCATTTGATTGGCAATATGAACTGCAAAAGAAACTACAAAATCCAAAGGTAATCGCACAGTTCCAGAATAAAGGAATAGATAAAGAAGAAAAAAAGATAATAAAAGAAATGGATGAAACCTTAGTAGCAACAAACATTACAGAAACAAACAATGCTAATTTCAACCTAACTTCAAATAACAATACCGAAAGTACACATGACAAGAAAAATATAGAGAATGACTCTAATCAGATCTCAATAGTTTCAGGTTCTTCAAATCCCGATAGTACGATATTTTACGACCCATCTTATACTGAAGTGCAATTAGGCACAGAAGTGACATGGATTAATAACGATGATAATGTGCCTCATACAGTAACGTCTGGTAATTCAGATGCAGGTCCAACAGGAGTGTTTGAATCTGGAATTATCATTGGTGATAGCAGTTTGTTTAAACACACATTTGATAAGAAAGGAGAATATGATTATTATTGCACATTACATCCATGGATGACTTCAAAGATAACAGTAAAGTGA
- a CDS encoding sensor histidine kinase yields the protein MGMWSTAFSGNKTTFQQYANLNASERPYFIIPKETYKPFVSEVFNTINFNQVPRIVIAYPVLSLKPDAITTTTDSGNLNPDINQSLSNTMDVIASLTNITSIKNFTEFKDQPILFNLDTEFLKDNFEFKGIVTASINSAALDNYINNALFTRNIINNTNDSGNIALGNPSIYNNTLNSDESQNLEYSNIIRSPLFFLIPSFTSSSTYETLSATLKPDILVTDNNGVVIFSSDERIEVGSDYLSTENFALIKKEYNSTTAGYLKTVFQNLTNDKEQSYRGTLELINKQGNKIIVNIEPILFNGQHIFYLSTNTKFFLSETANNLISNQIVFTFLFVGCLLSMVFSFIAVVLSINRKLKHEVNNKTSQLLQNVRDLEFSNEKLIQSEDMVKEFVNTAAHELRTPTQAITGYSELDDELFDDIFKNKNITTDPALEIYIKRLYQHHENISRNATRLDNLVNNLLDVAKLDSSSRSKDGLATLYKEKVDLVKEINETVNLQLERKINDKNIKINLINNSLGEPCWVYVDKSRLNQILTNLIDNAIKFSKNDGSIDILVKENGMDLPEINSQPNFQTGNLSEAISKDLASRKEVYIGISDTGKGISSTIMPKLFGKFITDSDYGTGLGLYITKRLVEAHGGRIWAFNNNDGVGSTFIFSLPRFDDAKDKVHSP from the coding sequence ATGGGAATGTGGTCAACAGCATTCTCGGGAAATAAAACTACTTTTCAACAATATGCAAACTTGAATGCTTCAGAAAGACCGTATTTTATAATACCAAAAGAGACTTACAAGCCCTTTGTATCTGAGGTTTTTAACACCATAAACTTTAATCAGGTCCCAAGAATTGTGATTGCCTATCCCGTTTTGTCGTTAAAACCTGATGCAATAACAACAACGACAGATTCTGGAAATCTCAATCCAGATATTAATCAAAGCCTTTCCAATACCATGGACGTCATTGCTAGTTTAACTAATATTACTAGTATCAAAAACTTCACCGAATTTAAAGATCAACCGATATTGTTTAATCTTGACACTGAATTTCTAAAAGATAATTTTGAATTTAAGGGAATTGTTACAGCATCAATCAACTCTGCTGCACTTGATAATTATATTAATAATGCCTTATTTACAAGAAACATCATTAATAATACCAATGATAGCGGCAATATTGCATTGGGTAATCCCAGTATTTATAACAATACATTAAATTCAGATGAATCTCAAAATTTAGAATATTCTAATATAATACGATCGCCTTTGTTCTTCTTAATCCCTTCATTTACCTCTTCTTCTACCTATGAAACTTTGTCAGCAACCCTAAAGCCAGATATTCTGGTGACTGACAATAATGGTGTAGTGATATTTTCTAGTGATGAAAGAATTGAGGTAGGCTCAGACTACTTATCCACGGAAAATTTTGCTCTGATAAAGAAAGAATATAATTCCACCACCGCAGGATATTTGAAAACTGTTTTTCAGAATCTGACAAATGACAAGGAGCAAAGTTACAGAGGCACATTAGAACTAATTAATAAACAAGGAAATAAAATTATTGTAAATATTGAACCAATACTATTTAATGGTCAGCATATTTTTTATCTAAGCACAAATACCAAATTTTTCCTTAGTGAAACCGCCAATAATTTGATATCTAACCAAATAGTCTTTACATTTCTTTTTGTAGGTTGCTTATTATCTATGGTTTTTAGTTTTATTGCCGTAGTGCTATCAATTAATAGGAAACTCAAGCATGAAGTCAATAACAAAACAAGCCAACTTTTACAAAATGTACGGGATTTAGAATTCTCAAATGAAAAACTAATACAGAGTGAAGATATGGTGAAAGAATTTGTCAATACAGCAGCCCATGAACTGAGAACTCCTACTCAGGCCATTACCGGTTATTCTGAACTAGATGATGAATTATTTGATGATATTTTTAAAAATAAGAATATTACAACAGACCCGGCACTCGAGATATATATAAAACGACTCTATCAACACCACGAAAATATATCTAGAAACGCTACAAGATTGGATAACCTCGTAAATAATCTTTTAGACGTTGCCAAACTTGATTCAAGTAGCAGAAGTAAAGATGGTTTGGCAACACTATACAAAGAAAAAGTAGATCTGGTTAAAGAAATTAATGAAACAGTTAATTTGCAACTGGAAAGAAAAATAAATGATAAAAATATTAAAATAAATCTAATAAATAATAGTCTGGGCGAACCTTGTTGGGTATATGTAGACAAGTCAAGATTAAATCAGATCCTAACTAATTTAATAGATAACGCTATAAAATTTTCTAAAAATGATGGTAGCATTGACATTTTGGTAAAAGAAAACGGTATGGATTTACCCGAAATCAATAGTCAACCTAATTTCCAGACAGGAAATTTATCTGAGGCTATATCAAAAGATTTGGCTAGTAGAAAAGAAGTATATATAGGCATCTCTGATACTGGTAAAGGAATTTCTTCAACTATAATGCCAAAATTATTTGGGAAATTCATCACAGACTCAGATTATGGAACTGGCCTTGGACTTTACATTACCAAAAGATTAGTGGAGGCCCATGGTGGAAGAATTTGGGCGTTTAATAATAATGATGGAGTTGGATCCACTTTTATTTTTAGTTTACCGAGGTTCGATGATGCTAAAGACAAAGTCCATTCACCATAG
- a CDS encoding DoxX family protein: MNTEKISAFAPLPIRIMAGIAFIVHGLPKFENLPGTQGFFGSVGIPPELALIIGILEVIGGIVLILGVFTRIASILFIIEMAGAVLIVKAGNGLIGQGGYEVDLLLMSIAISLLLSGPGRVSLERDVIKRELFPGIIYKKNKIENAT, translated from the coding sequence ATGAATACAGAAAAAATTTCAGCCTTTGCACCATTACCTATTAGAATAATGGCGGGCATTGCATTCATAGTTCATGGGTTACCGAAATTTGAAAATTTACCTGGAACTCAAGGATTCTTTGGTTCTGTAGGTATTCCTCCAGAATTAGCGTTAATAATAGGAATACTGGAGGTAATAGGCGGTATCGTATTAATTTTAGGTGTCTTTACAAGAATAGCATCAATTCTTTTTATTATAGAGATGGCAGGGGCTGTTCTAATTGTTAAAGCCGGAAATGGCCTTATTGGACAAGGAGGATATGAAGTAGATTTATTATTGATGTCTATCGCAATCAGTCTATTACTTTCAGGACCTGGAAGAGTATCCCTAGAAAGGGACGTTATAAAGAGAGAATTGTTCCCAGGTATAATTTATAAGAAAAATAAGATCGAAAACGCCACCTGA
- a CDS encoding site-specific integrase, whose protein sequence is MKNDDSPTSLFLSLLRAPESKRQYPPRLQVFFNFLGLEGDIENQSKVFVNEFKKDNEDDRLLQKKLLSFSRSQRERVDNKEISPSTVPNYFKAIKLFCQANNLSSKVEWKLISKSLPLGFQASDDRAPTLEEIQKLLEFPDRRIKPLVLTLVSSGVRIGAFETLRWKHIVPLNDKSQEIIAAKIRVYPGEREEYYSFVTVEAYNALEDWMDYRAACGEKITKESFVMRDIWQIGDLKGITDPKPLNTFSITRLLNRAWQAQKIRPQLQKGEKRHEFKTAHGFRKYFKTQMEQARVPSIKIELLLGHSIGISDSYAEFSENEMLEDYLIGTDYLTVNQTVCKEIVTNLKRMIFCFLYSSNSYIAEGSSSVYTHTYKIISAYHFVFSCPRREYLYMIEFSTVLT, encoded by the coding sequence ATGAAGAATGATGATAGTCCTACATCATTATTTCTGTCTTTGCTCCGTGCTCCTGAATCAAAAAGGCAATATCCACCTAGATTACAGGTTTTCTTTAACTTTCTTGGTCTAGAAGGTGATATTGAAAATCAATCTAAAGTATTTGTTAATGAGTTTAAAAAGGATAACGAAGATGACCGATTACTGCAGAAAAAACTACTATCATTTTCGCGCAGTCAAAGGGAAAGAGTAGATAACAAAGAAATATCACCTTCAACCGTGCCAAATTATTTTAAGGCTATCAAATTATTCTGCCAAGCGAACAATTTGTCAAGTAAAGTAGAATGGAAATTAATTTCAAAGTCTTTACCTCTTGGATTCCAAGCATCTGATGATCGGGCCCCTACGCTTGAAGAGATTCAAAAATTGCTAGAATTTCCAGATAGGCGAATCAAACCACTAGTACTAACATTAGTCTCATCAGGAGTTCGGATTGGGGCATTTGAGACACTCAGATGGAAGCATATTGTCCCACTAAATGATAAATCTCAAGAAATCATTGCAGCCAAAATTAGAGTTTACCCCGGAGAGAGGGAAGAATACTACTCTTTTGTTACGGTTGAGGCGTACAATGCACTCGAGGATTGGATGGATTACCGTGCTGCTTGTGGTGAAAAAATCACCAAAGAAAGTTTTGTCATGAGAGACATCTGGCAAATTGGTGATTTAAAAGGAATTACTGACCCGAAACCATTAAACACATTTTCGATAACTAGGCTGCTGAATAGAGCATGGCAGGCCCAAAAGATTAGACCTCAATTACAAAAAGGAGAAAAAAGACATGAATTTAAAACAGCGCACGGATTCAGGAAATATTTTAAAACACAAATGGAACAAGCACGTGTTCCTAGCATAAAAATCGAACTATTACTAGGTCACAGTATTGGTATCTCTGACTCATATGCTGAATTTAGCGAAAATGAAATGTTAGAAGACTATTTAATAGGCACTGATTACCTAACGGTAAATCAAACAGTTTGTAAGGAAATTGTTACTAATCTAAAGCGTATGATCTTTTGCTTTCTGTACTCTTCAAATTCATATATTGCGGAAGGTTCCTCCTCAGTTTATACTCACACATACAAAATTATTTCAGCCTACCACTTTGTCTTCAGTTGCCCCAGAAGAGAATATTTGTACATGATAGAGTTTTCAACAGTATTGACATAG